One Streptococcus sp. zg-86 DNA window includes the following coding sequences:
- a CDS encoding glycosyltransferase family 2 protein yields MGHQYVLTVVIPAYNMERYIARAIESLFASDEQYWSCFEVLVINDGSTDHTVEMIKACMEQLDGASIRLISKENGGHGSAINCGISETKGAYLKILDGDDWVDKPAFEALLDALKDSEVDMLVTDFTKQIPAYGQSILEQPVDSSLTGLVQSTLPPKRLPMHSLTYKTALLQKHPFRLTEGIYYVDVEYSLFPMQYVTSWLYLPLNVYQYLFGRKGQSVTLDSLVKNAPHHLQVLKNVLLFRQNIPSDSPLQAMTEDTIISMLEVQEMINHHSPHQEELQQETEELIKQYQLNQLV; encoded by the coding sequence ATGGGACATCAGTATGTATTAACAGTAGTCATCCCTGCTTATAATATGGAGCGCTATATTGCACGAGCGATTGAGTCATTATTTGCTAGTGATGAGCAGTATTGGAGTTGTTTTGAGGTTTTGGTAATCAATGATGGAAGTACCGATCATACGGTAGAGATGATTAAGGCTTGCATGGAGCAGTTAGATGGAGCTTCTATTCGCTTGATTTCAAAAGAAAATGGTGGACATGGTTCTGCTATCAATTGTGGAATTTCTGAGACAAAGGGAGCTTATCTGAAGATTCTGGATGGCGATGATTGGGTGGATAAGCCTGCTTTTGAGGCATTATTGGATGCTTTGAAAGACAGTGAGGTAGATATGCTTGTGACCGATTTTACCAAGCAAATTCCTGCCTATGGACAATCTATACTAGAACAGCCTGTAGATTCTTCGTTGACAGGACTTGTGCAGTCTACTCTTCCACCCAAGCGTTTACCCATGCATAGTTTGACCTATAAGACTGCTTTGTTACAGAAACATCCATTTCGTTTGACAGAAGGAATCTACTATGTAGATGTGGAATATAGCCTATTTCCTATGCAGTATGTCACATCATGGCTCTATCTTCCTTTAAATGTTTACCAGTATTTATTTGGTAGGAAAGGGCAAAGTGTGACTCTTGATTCCTTGGTGAAAAATGCGCCTCACCATTTACAAGTGCTGAAGAATGTTCTGCTATTTCGGCAGAATATACCGTCAGACTCACCTCTTCAAGCAATGACAGAAGATACGATCATTTCCATGCTTGAAGTACAAGAGATGATTAATCATCATTCTCCTCACCAAGAAGAATTGCAGCAAGAGACAGAAGAGCTAATCAAGCAGTATCAGCTCAATCAGCTAGTTTAA
- a CDS encoding GNAT family N-acetyltransferase, whose amino-acid sequence MFTITPMLTDEEKEAKAYVHWKSWQEAYSRLLPDHFWKEYTLERCRKWAFDYPNDVFVAKIEDKVVGFVCCTASQQENLENAGEIYAIYILAEYYGQQIGYRLMQFALEQLKEFQQVSLWVLEGNERAIRFYERVGFRFDGISKVVRLGEDLIEKRMLYTV is encoded by the coding sequence ATGTTCACTATAACCCCGATGCTAACGGATGAGGAAAAAGAAGCTAAGGCCTATGTTCACTGGAAGTCCTGGCAAGAAGCCTATTCCCGCTTGTTACCAGATCATTTCTGGAAAGAGTATACCTTGGAACGCTGTCGCAAATGGGCGTTTGACTATCCTAATGATGTCTTTGTCGCAAAGATAGAGGATAAGGTTGTCGGCTTTGTTTGTTGCACAGCTTCTCAGCAGGAAAACTTGGAGAATGCCGGAGAGATTTATGCTATTTATATTTTAGCAGAATATTACGGACAGCAAATCGGCTATCGTCTGATGCAGTTTGCCTTGGAACAGCTGAAGGAGTTTCAACAAGTTTCGCTTTGGGTTTTGGAAGGCAATGAACGAGCCATTCGCTTCTACGAGCGTGTCGGATTTCGGTTTGACGGAATCAGTAAGGTGGTCCGTTTGGGCGAGGACCTGATTGAAAAAAGAATGCTGTATACAGTCTAA
- a CDS encoding 8-oxo-dGTP diphosphatase — MSRKELVTLTNMCLIEDSEGRVVVQRRDPKLYRWSGLAFPGGHIESGENFHDSVVREVLEETGLTIKHPQLVGLKHWPDKDGHRYIVFLYKAKHFSGQLQSSDEGQVFWLPKAELSQMDLAYDLLEVLKVMDDPSLSEFFYTQKDENGEWDKHFR; from the coding sequence ATGTCGCGGAAGGAATTGGTCACGCTGACCAATATGTGCTTAATTGAGGATAGTGAGGGTCGTGTAGTAGTGCAACGTAGAGATCCCAAACTGTATCGCTGGTCAGGTCTTGCATTTCCGGGAGGACATATTGAGTCTGGTGAGAATTTTCATGATTCAGTTGTCCGAGAAGTTTTGGAAGAAACAGGCTTGACGATTAAACATCCTCAATTGGTTGGGCTAAAGCATTGGCCGGATAAGGATGGTCATCGCTACATCGTTTTTCTTTATAAGGCGAAGCATTTCTCTGGTCAGCTACAATCAAGCGATGAGGGACAAGTCTTTTGGCTTCCCAAAGCCGAATTATCTCAGATGGATTTGGCCTATGATTTACTAGAAGTTTTAAAGGTTATGGATGATCCAAGTCTGTCAGAATTTTTCTATACGCAAAAAGATGAAAATGGAGAATGGGATAAGCATTTTCGATAA
- a CDS encoding transporter substrate-binding domain-containing protein, translated as MKLKKMMTATVALVAGLSLAACGGSSKDAGKDPLEKIKEKGSLVVATSPDYAPFEFQTLVEGKNKVVGADILLAEKLAEQLGVKLEVSSMNFDNVLNSVQNGKADIAIAGLSVSEERLKVFDFSDAYYKVKDMLLVKQDAVKSFGSIESLAGKKVAVQKGTTQETYAKEELKDSSIVSLTQVGEAINELKSGQVDAVLLDSPVALGYTSQNKDLAVADIAFPETEANTKAIAMSKDSGELKTEIDKIIKGLVESGEYENYLKEVAKYTAVE; from the coding sequence ATGAAATTGAAAAAAATGATGACAGCAACAGTTGCTCTTGTGGCGGGTTTGAGCTTGGCCGCATGTGGTGGTTCTAGTAAGGATGCGGGTAAGGATCCATTAGAAAAAATCAAAGAAAAAGGCAGCTTGGTGGTTGCGACCAGTCCAGACTATGCGCCATTTGAGTTCCAAACCTTGGTTGAAGGGAAAAATAAGGTTGTCGGAGCGGATATTCTGCTGGCTGAAAAATTGGCAGAACAATTGGGCGTGAAATTGGAAGTTTCATCCATGAACTTTGACAATGTCCTAAATAGTGTGCAAAATGGCAAGGCTGATATTGCTATTGCAGGACTATCTGTGTCTGAAGAACGCTTGAAGGTCTTTGACTTTTCAGATGCCTACTACAAGGTAAAGGATATGCTTCTGGTGAAACAAGATGCCGTCAAGAGTTTTGGGTCAATAGAGAGTTTGGCGGGTAAAAAAGTAGCTGTTCAAAAAGGAACAACTCAAGAAACTTATGCCAAAGAGGAGTTGAAAGATTCCAGTATTGTTTCTCTGACCCAAGTAGGAGAAGCAATCAATGAGTTGAAATCCGGTCAAGTCGATGCTGTTTTATTGGATTCTCCAGTCGCATTAGGTTATACATCTCAAAATAAGGATCTTGCTGTTGCAGATATTGCCTTCCCAGAGACTGAGGCGAATACAAAGGCTATTGCCATGTCAAAAGACAGCGGTGAATTAAAGACAGAAATCGATAAGATTATTAAAGGACTTGTGGAGAGTGGTGAGTACGAAAACTACTTGAAAGAAGTTGCCAAATATACAGCA